A genomic window from Vitis riparia cultivar Riparia Gloire de Montpellier isolate 1030 chromosome 18, EGFV_Vit.rip_1.0, whole genome shotgun sequence includes:
- the LOC117907888 gene encoding ABC transporter G family member 25, with the protein MPAMGGGDAPNGGASEGSERVKPSSQDSRDLNFLMASCYPISLKFIDICYRVKLEKKKSRGGLCRPMLGGPTKSSDRGSTTETIQEKTILNGVTGMACPGEILAVLGPSGSGKSTLLNALAGRIQGHCFTGTVLANGRKLTKPVLRRTGFVTQDDILYPHLTVRETLIFCSLLRLPNTLTKQEKISLADSVIAELGLAKCENTIIGNSFIRGVSGGERKRVSIAHEMLINPSLLILDEPTSGLDSTSAYRLVSTLVSLANKGKTIVTSMHQPSSRVYQMFHSVLVLSEGRCLYFGKGSQAMSYFETVGFTPSFPMNPADFLLDLANGVCHLDGVSEREKPNIKQALVSSYNSMLAPKVKDACNMDTNVTAPKETVSLASKECRRRCSYSGLSTWFNQFSILLQRGLKERKHESFNSLRVFQVIAAALLAGLMWWHSDFLDIQDRLGLLFFIAIFWGVFPSFNSVFAFPQERAIFMKERASGMYTLSSYFMARIVGDMPMELILPMVFLTVAYWMAGLKPEVGAFLLTLVILLGYVLVSQGLGLALGAAIMDAKKASTMVTVTMLAFVLTGGFYVHKMPSCMTWIKYISTTFYSYRLLINVQYGEGKRISSLLGCSHHGINRASCKFIEEDIGGQISPAFCITAMVFMFVGYRLLAYLALRCIKA; encoded by the exons ATGCCAGCGATGGGCGGTGGAGATGCTCCGAATGGAGGGGCGTCGGAAGGCTCAGAACGAGTCAAACCCTCTTCTCAAGATTCCCGTGACTTGAACTTCTTAATGGCTTCTTGTTATCCAATTAGCCTCAAG TTCATTGACATATGTTACCGGGTCAAgctggagaagaagaagagcagAGGAGGCCTCTGCAGGCCCATGTTGGGCGGCCCAACCAAGTCCTCTGATCGGGGATCAACAACAGAAACCATCCAAGAAAAGACGATACTTAACGGAGTTACAGGAATGGCTTGCCCCGGAGAAATCCTGGCCGTTCTTGGTCCATCAGGGAGCGGAAAATCAACGCTCCTAAACGCACTCGCAGGGAGAATCCAAGGACACTGTTTCACCGGAACAGTACTGGCCAACGGCCGGAAACTTACTAAACCGGTGCTGAGGCGAACGGGGTTCGTGACTCAGGACGACATCCTCTATCCCCACCTCACAGTCCGGGAAACTCTCATCTTCTGCTCGCTGCTTCGCTTGCCCAACACCCtcacaaaacaagaaaaaatctCACTGGCTGACTCGGTGATCGCCGAGCTGGGGCTCGCAAAATGCGAGAACACGATAATAGGAAATAGCTTCATAAGAGGAGTTTCAGGGGGAGAGAGGAAGCGAGTAAGCATAGCACACGAGATGCTGATAAACCCAAGTCTTCTGATACTGGACGAGCCCACGTCTGGGTTGGACTCGACCTCGGCATACAGGCTGGTTTCCACGCTGGTGTCGCTGGCAAACAAGGGGAAGACCATAGTAACATCCATGCACCAGCCCTCCAGTCGAGTCTACCAGATGTTTCACTCTGTGCTCGTCTTGTCCGAAGGCAGATGCTTGTACTTTGGAAAGGGAAGCCAAGCCATGAGCTACTTCGAAACTGTTGGCTTCACGCCGTCTTTTCCCATGAACCCAGCTGACTTCCTCCTTGATCTCGCTAACG GGGTATGCCATCTTGATGGAGTAAGTGAGAGAGAGAAGCCCAACATAAAGCAAGCTTTAGTTTCTTCTTACAACAGCATGTTAGCTCCAAAGGTGAAAGATGCCTGCAACATGGATACCAACGTCACTGCACCTAAGGAGACTGTGAGCCTGGCTTCAAAAGAGTGCAGAAGAAGGTGCAGTTACAGTGGCCTTTCCACTTGGTTCAACCAGTTTAGCATTCTGCTCCAAAGAGgcttgaaagaaagaaagcacgAATCCTTTAACTCTCTCAGGGTTTTCCAAGTGATTGCTGCTGCACTATTGGCTGGTTTAATGTGGTGGCACTCTGATTTTCTAGACATTCAAGATAGACTCGGCCTCCTTTTCTTCATTGCCATCTTCTGGGGTGTGTTTCCATCCTTTAACTCTGTATTCGCCTTCCCCCAAGAGCGAGCTATCTTCATGAAGGAACGGGCTTCTGGTATGTACACTCTTTCTTCCTACTTCATGGCTCGAATCGTTGGAGACATGCCCATGGAGCTGATTCTCCCTATGGTTTTCCTCACGGTGGCTTATTGGATGGCTGGACTAAAGCCTGAAGTGGGTGCATTTCTTCTTACATTAGTGATTCTCCTTGGCTACGTGCTCGTGTCTCAGGGACTTGGCCTTGCTCTTGGTGCAGCTATCATGGATGCAAAGAAGGCTTCTACCATGGTTACTGTCACAATGTTGGCATTCGTTTTAACAGGAGGGTTTTATGTGCATAAGATGCCATCTTGCATGACTTGGATCAAGTATATTTCCACTACCTTCTACAGTTATAGGCTTCTTATCAATGTCCAGTATGGAGAAGGGAAAAGAATCTCCTCTCTACTGGGTTGTTCTCACCATGGAATCAACAGGGCCAGCTGCAAattcattgaagaagacattGGTGGCCAAATCAGCCCAGCATTTTGCATCACTGCCATGGTTTTTATGTTTGTGGGGTACAGGTTACTGGCTTACCTTGCATTGAGATGCATCAAGGCCTGA